The stretch of DNA ctgtgggaagtgaacctggcaggagtttgttctggaagtttgttagcagttggaaatagccattaaatggtccctaaggtgtgtaattatatgctgggggttgctgtgctatccacaggggaggaggaggcatatggatttaagggtgtgtcttaatatgacataatataattctttaacatatgaatgatggttgatatcagcGACctttgtgataaaatgggtgtggtttgaagtaggtgtggtttaaaatgggggagttgccaaaactggcttccattagcggccctccaccatgtatgtgagagaaattccggccctctgcactgcagaagttggacagcactgatctattgGATAGAGTTTATGTGTTTACCACCCATCAGACAAACACAGTGGTTAGGAAGTTTTGTTTCATCACTTTGGTGGAGTTCTAGCAGCATGTTCCAATGGGTATGACAGCACAGCAGATAAATGGCCCTATAACAACTTGGTTATGCATACTGGGAATAACTAGCCAAGTGTGTTCTGTGTCCTCCAAACAGTACATTAAAGGGTACAAAGAAAAAACCCCAGCCAgcctacaaaaataaaaatgtctacGTATGTTTAACAGCTAACTTTCCTTACCTTGTGGCCAAGATTTAAACCTCCAAgacattacaatttttttctcGGGTTCCTGCAAACAGAGACATCAGTAAGTTACCTTATTTATAGCAAGTCTGGTAAAAATATTGCAAGGGAGATTTTGGGGCCAATTCCGCTGTGTGCGAAAAATCGCACGCCAtgttagcgcacgctattacgaatgtagcagttactttctgaaaactactgttctgaaaatgaccatttccctgaaaactggaggatgcatcactctagggccaacacatagctgaaaaaatcccactgcaaactccatgttgtgttgccaaaagctcacgaactgcaattttcttaaagtaccgcctgccccaagtaggtgttaatattcgcacagattaatgcaATATTCagtgcgtttaatgcttcatatgtgcgttagtactatttctattcgctaattattattacagtaatgcgctatttatagcatgcgatatgcgtcttaacacatgcaaaattactttgatgaatcggtacttatttatcgcatgctttttaacgcaaaaaagcatgcaataagcgttatcgacctttagtgaatcggcccctttgagTGCACAAATAAACCAGTTGTTTACTTTTCACTTTAAACATGGATAGATTTACGTGTGAGGCGTAAAGTGTTCTGTAGATTATTTTATATCATAACGTGCATTTTGACTTCTCGTTCATTCGGAAGATGGGCACCAGGGAAAATGTTATATATGGTCTATAAACCTGTTGCATTACAAAGGCAAAATTCCCTGAGAACTCCACGAAATTACAGTAAAATCCGATTCCTAATCTTTTCAGTTAGCGTACAATGAGCGGAATGGCTGCTGGCTTTAGCATAAataagaaaagggggggggggggggatcagtttTACATTTGTTTACTCACCAATTCTAAAAATTCTCCACTAACATTTCCTCCCAGAAGCTGGAACTTCCCACCTTTGTCTGCTGTTAAAGATGCAGGGGCATGTGTAAATCCTTGCACTAGCTACAGAGAAAGAGAggtcacagaaagttaatgacaTTGTAATGAGGCATAAGCACTTCAGTGAAGaaaacacttagggctctggcacacgggggagattagtcgcccgcgataaaactccctgttcgcgggcaactaatctccctgagttgcctacccctgccatcccatcggcgaacatgtaagtcgccggcgggatggcagacgcggcggggcaatttcagggaattgccgaaaaagacttgcgagtctttttcgccgatttgcgcgaaatcgcgccgccgcgtctgccatcccgccggcgacttacatgttcgccggtgggatggcaggggtaggcaactcggggagattagtcgcccgcgaacagggagttttatcgcgggcgactaatctcccccgtgtgccagagcccttaagggagaGATATAGGCTTGTATAATTCCCACCACAAAGAATACCTCCTTCTCTTTAAAACAACTAGTCTGCCATTTCTGGCAGATGCTTTACACAAATTATTTGCAAGGTAATTCTGTATTTCGAATAAAGTGTCTTCCAGAGACAACTTCAACATCTTTCTCTCTAAATAATGCATACTAGCCCTAGTGGCTGTTTTAATTTATGAAACACAATCAAACTTCCACACACTACCTACTCTCTTCTCACTGATACTTCTCAATCCTGATACTTCACTAGCCAACGTAGATCACTGACAAACAGGGAAAGCACACAGAATTCAACAGCATTATttgcaaagcagaaacaaactACCCACAAAAGCCAGCGCTTTACAATTCTACTTTGCAAATAAATGATGCAGAGCAAAATCCCACCAAAATTCTTTGTGCTTTCTGCCTTCATCTGTGATCTACAACAGATTACTTGATAAAGCAACAGTGATAAGAAAATGTGGAATTGTGGCCAACTGTTTCCTAATGCGACTACCTAGAATCTCTCCAAGCAATGCGTTTTAACAATGCAATTTTTACGGAGTAATAAAGGTGTATACAGTGCAAATCCAGAATTAAACAAGTACCTACAACTGCACAAATGAGTTAGTAGAGCACAGTCAAATAAGATAGACCAAGGTctcatatctagtataaataaatctaaagcaactggacttgttaagtaatcattgaagacgtttcactacttatccaagcagcttcttcagttgaactgaaatgtcttcaatgattacataacaagtccagttgctttaaatttatttatactagatataccatgacctggatgaaaatcttcatagtcacctAGGTCTCATGTTACATGACAGCAGCTGCTTGATGGGACTGTTTATCCCAGGGAGAAAAGGTTAGTGTTTATTGGCAAGTAGAATTGTTATTGATGCAGTGTGGGTCCATGGCCAATAACAGAATACATGTAGTCTTTTTGTAAttaaaggtaagaaaaaaaaaacaagaacagaGGATGGATAAAGAAGGGGAGAATGCCCTAAGGGTGGGTTCTTATGCACTCAGATTATCAGAGGGAAGCAATACCTCTTGCCGGGTGAGCACTCTGTACAATTCTTCAGGTGAAGTCAGGAAGGTGTCTTTTATGTTCACTTTACAAGTAGGTATTTTAACCCCTGCATTCTGACAGGTCTGGCTTTTACTAGTCTGTGGCTAGATGAACAAATAGGGAAGAATTAGACTTGGTTACAGCAAGGCACACAGATTTCTGATCTACCAAAACCCTGACATGCAGTACCAAAAATTTAGTACCACTGCAAAACACCACAGGTACAAGAAATATAGTAAATTCAGTGATGATTTAAGTTAATCAATAGATGCCCAATTTGGCTCAAACAATACCTTACTTTGTGCTGTATTGCTTTACTCTACATCTGTAAATAAGAAACTGGCAagcctcaaatttttttttttaaatatgtataagaAACATCCTTCTTACCATGTTTGTTTCAGCTTTCTGCTTTATCTCTGTAACTCTGCTATGTGAAACACCATTTGCTGTGGGAAGGATCATTCCTTGTGTAAACTCTAAGAACAGAAAAAGAGATATTagcagaaaggtaaaaagtacaAGTGAGCCCTATTCATCATGCATATGCATTAATTTATCTTTCAAAATTAGTACACTTATTCAGCAGAATATTATGCAGATGTACTgtagacatttaaaaatccccaAAACTGATACtgacaattaaaggaacagtaacaacaaaaaatgaaagagctttaaagtaataaaaatataatgcactgttgccctgcactggtaaaactggtgtgtttgctacagtaattctactataattgatataataagctgctatgtagccacgggggcagccattcaagctggaaaaaaaagagaaaaggcacaggcacatagcagataacagataaaacactattgtattctacagaacttatctgctatgtgcctgtgccttttctcctttgaatggctgcctccatggctacatagcagcttatttatataaattatagtagactttctgaagtaaacacacaacttttaccagtgcagggcagcagcacattatattttagttacttttatacactttcattttttggtgttactgttcctttaacttctgatgtttttaacaaaaacaaatactGAAATTTCTGGGCACATGAACAAATTAGGTAGCAAGGTTAGAATGAACCATAACAAAAGTGATTAAcattaaaatgccattttaatgAAAGCAGGAGTGACAGAAAATAGTCTACGTTATAATCAAAACATTTAGTTAAACAAATAGCCTGTTAAAAGCATGTTAATTAGGATCAGAGCCAAAaatgtttttcccataaaaaacatttttataagatTGATGTTTCTAAAATAGATGTTTCTAAAATAGATTTGAATTCGGAAGAGCAAATCCCCATATTAGCATTTTGGTTGTTTAATAGCTGGGTGGCCTTAGGTTGAACATTTTTGCCAGAGACAGAAACTTAAAAAGGTACAAGTGCCATTTCCTAACACTCTATTTTTACTTATAAATGTTCCTATGCATTTATATAAATTTTAATCAGAGTGGTGATTTAGAAACTAAAATCTAGACTTCATTAGCCCTTCTACAGATGGCAAATCACAGCTAACAACCAATTGCTCAACATGTGCTCTACTCATGACTAAAATTACAGAAGTATTTGAGATTAATATCAGGCCTCTCATTTTGTTTTGTTAGAAGTGGTGACATTCAATGatattataatacatacattATTGTGTCATTACCTGTTTTTAGCATGGATATGTACAGAGCCACAGCTTCCCTTATTTGGTTGCTTCCCTGCCTTCTCATTACACCAATAAGGTTAGTTTCAGGCTCGTCCTTAGCCATGGACACTCTGATCTGCAGAGCAAAGTGTAGTATATATTATAGTAGTTTAATTTTCTCGTTTAGATTATGAAATAGATCttctttaattaaaacaatacataAAGTTTTTTTGAGTTCATGCTGGAAACGGGGGTATAAAATTAAAACGCTCTACATGCACATAGATAtagtgcttaaaggaatactgtcatgggaaaacatttttttcttttcttttcaaaatgcatcagataATACAActtttccagcagaattctgcattgaaatccatttttaaaaaaatgccaacagatttttaaatatttaacttcacatggggctagccatctttttcatttcccagggtgccacagccatgtgacttgtgctctaataaacgtcagtcacactttactgctgagctgcaagttggagtgaaatcaccctctcccccccagcagccgatcagcagaacaatgggaaagtagcaagacagcagctcccagtagatataagTAGATTtagtagaatagcactcaatagtaagaagtccagcttgggactactccagttacatgggagcaggagaaacaataggctacataagtgctgtccaacttctgttgtaccgagggccggaatttttccgacctacgtggtggagggccgataatggaagccagttttgaccactcccctttttgaaaccgcacccacttgaaaccacacccatgttatcacatgaccatacccatattaatggttgtagtacagcaaaaacctgccatactctgccttccctaccctgtctgtgtgccatactttcacggtgtgtgccattcttggctggtttgtgccatacttggcctgtgtgtgccatactctgcctgccctaccctgcctgtgtgtgccatactctgccttccctaccctgtctgtgtgccatactttcactgtgtgtgccattcttggctggtttgtgccatacttggcctgtgtgtgccatactctgcctgtcctaccctgcctgtgtgtgccatactctgccttccctatcctgcctgcgtgtgccatactttcactgtttgccattcttggctggtttgtgccatacttggcctgtgtgtgctatactctgcctgtgtgtgccatactctgccttccctaccctgcctgtgtgtgccatactctgcctgccctaccctgcctgtgtgtgccatactctgcctgccctaccctgcctgtgtgtgccatactctgccttccctaccctgcctgtgtgtgccatactctgcttgccctatgatgcctgtgtgtaaggcacacacaggcagcctacagtgacacaatgctggcactgctcctacagtctgcactgtatattaaaaaactatatattaaaaaactttttaattgaagtaccacctcagtatatgttctttttgtagtgtgcagggattatttgtgggtttctactgctcctgaggtgtgaacaggggaacaatgggtgtgattacagcctgagcctcaggtgtgaacactgcagggggtgaacaatgcagagattaaaaggtgtgaacaacacagggaattacatatttaaacaatacagcctgattacagcctgaatctgaggtgagaaccatgcagggggccagttaatctcagtactgataccatttaaagcttgcacaagagtaagccatcaaagtagccagacaggtggggggccacacagaggggggtcgcgggccgccagttggacagcactgggctacatgaaagcagttctaatgtgcagcgctggctccttctaaaagctcagaatcagccacaatgcactgagatggcgcctacataccaatattacagctaaaaaaataaatttgttggttcaagaataaaagtttaaatggtagagtgaattgtgtgcatgtaaacagtgtaattaagaaataaaaagtacacaataaaaatcatgataggaTCCCTTTAAGAATTagtgcttaatttttttattttttttatttcaataaatttttatttgaaattgtAGAAAAAGTGAACAGACTATACATTTATCACAGGTATAGGATATCAGGACAAACAATTTAAGTAAAATATGATATCTTGGTAAGTTTTTAGAGATTATAGCACATGAGATATGTGAATTTTAGTCTGTATATATACAATGGGGGACTAGATGTTTTCCTTGACGGGAGGACGCTCTAGTCCCAATTgcttaaattatataattatgcAAAATAAGATAAGAGAACCATTGATTGTAAGTGGTGTAAaccaacaaaaaatattttgtcccTATCCCAAAACACTCTCCCCGTAAATTATTTATGCTTTTAACAAGATAAAGTAGGACTTTCCTCTTTTGCAAAAATcctaaaataggaaaaaaaaagctccagcagattaactgcaaaacatttattatgggtagtggtaacacgacatgtttcgggttaataccctttatcaagtgtacacttgataaagggtattaacccgaaacatgtcgtgttaccactacccataataaatgttttgcagttaatctgctggagcttttttttcctatttttggatttttgcagttgtatttggttgcagcacagagcaacaactaggagctaaagcatttttcgtaagtactttatacaaagttcaccaataatttttcatttttggacTTTTCTCTTTTGTTGCTCCATGACAAACTCTTTTACAGAGTCCCGttgtggtctgcttcctctgccaTTCCCTATTGTGCACTTCTGATTGAAGCACAAATTTACAAAGCTGCCAAATGCAGACTGTATTCTATTTGTGTGGGTGGCTGTAGGGATCTACACTTTGATGTAGAATTGGTATAGGTCTGGGTTTCAAAGGATGTAGAATTTCTCctagtaccctgtacttgatgttTTCCGAAAATAGATGTCTTCTATATGACATATATGAGTGTTACATTGTTACTGTTGAGCAAAACATGTAGTGGCTACATCTTGCCACTTGAAAAAGAAAGGGAAGCATGTATTCTTTTAGTGGTAAATTTACCTACTATAAGGAGCATATCACATGCTAGAACCATGCTAGCATTTCTTTGTATTAAAACTGCTTCCAGTCGTGTCATTACACACACTGTTTAGACACTAGGATCTGAGGACTAGATCAAGTGCTGCAATTACACTCACCTCTACTTCACTGGGATCATTTTCATCTGAAAGATTTGGAATCTCAACATGTCCTTTGTATTTTACCCCAGACTTTGACACCCCTGCAAAGAGAGAAGAAAAACATCTGTAAAAGACTATTGAATATGGGGGGTGCCCAAGGAAAAGTTAATAGTGAATCATTTTACAAAAATACTGGCCTTCAAGAATATGTATTATGCCCTCCATGATCTTAGAGCTTTATTAAGAATGTTTGCCTTATTAAAAGGCAATTTATACACGGTTGCTTGGAAAATAACAATTATTACCTAATTTTCTTGCCAATTTAATCTACTTAAGATTTTATTTGTCAAGCCAGAGccaggtgcaaaaaaaaaaaaaaacaacaaactttTTGTAATAGCATTTATAATATTATAAGCTCCACTTCAGCAGAAactaatttatattaatttttaaggaGTAGCTCCATCCCACTCTATGGATCAGAAAAGCAATAACACGTTGTCCAACAGTTAAagatgattgaaaaaaaaaatgtaatatggaGTCATATTATTTGTATAATCCGCTGCAAAATATTGCTATTTGAATGTCCTGCCAAGAAAGCAATATTTACTCACTCTAAATTATCTAGGTTTTTTTAATATCTAAAGTATCTGTGGGGAATCATTTTTGAAAAGGTTTTCagatctcatttttttttttgcaggggcaAAGCATCATTCATAACAGTTTAATGTACTATTCAGATTCTGGGATCTCTAGACGCCACATTATTTAGACAATGATAtgcatttaaacacaaaaaaatcagtAGACCCCCAAAATTCAGAATGTTCTATATGCTACTCACCTGTCCAGTTCAGCTTGATATCCCACTCATAGAAGAAAATGAGCTTTCCCTTTCGGTTGTTGATAGATGCTTCCCCCTCCAGCTTGCTTACTTCTGTTATTTCACATGTCCCTTCCTCACTTTCCACTCTTATGTCCATCATTAGTTCTTTAATTTTCTCTGAGGACCAGCTAGTGGCATCTCTTTCAGTCcttggcaaaaaaaacaaacaaaaaagacagACATCTTAATTGAGAATTTAGGAGTATTGTTTTAAAGACAAACTTGGCAACTAAACTATATCAATTAATTGTTATTtgagttttaaagttattttcccAAATGTGCATTAAAGGTGTCGTTCAATTttgtattaacttttagtatgatgtaaatagtgatattctgaaacaatctaCAATTGGTtctcttttattatttgtggtttttcagttatttagctttttggtcagcagctctccagtttggaatttcagcagctatttggatGCCagagtcttgtttaccttagcaactggaatggcttgaatgagagactggaaattGAATAGCAGAGtgccttaatagaaagataaggaataaaaacgtAACACAAATAATAATTTTAGTTCACAAAGCAACTGATTTTTAGCTGATggtgccagtgacccccatttgaaagctagaaagatgtagaagaggaaggtaaatattttgataactataaaaaaataatgaagacctattcaaagttgctaggaataggatattctataatgtattaaaaggtgaaccactccaTTAACTGTATGTTGTTTCTGGATATGCAGAAATTTAAACTGTCAGCATCAGAACACATGATCAACACATGCTTTGAAGCCAATTGTTATAGGTACCGAAAATAATTATCTCCAACCTTCCCAGTTTGGGCACCAGCTGCCAGCACTGCATTACCAACACTTAGGTCATTTGTCTTTTCATGATCTATTTTTTGCACTGCTTGACACAGCCCGCATCAACAGCAAGCCAGATATAGTTACTGACAGAATGAATATGCCAAAGAACTTGCACAGGCCCATAAACGTTGGAATAGGTGTATTTAGCTTTGGCTGTACATTTTTTGCCAAGtcttaaaaacaaagcaaagcaaaaagcagagaaacaaaaaaaaaatttgatcttAAAAACTTGGATTTAACTATCTACTAGAAATTCTGAAAACTTGCAGGTTAAAGCTTTTCAGTGAATTTCAGTCAAATCATTTCTATGCTGGCACTGGCAAAACTGCACCGACCATAACTAAGATTTAAGCCTTTGCAAGTGATCTCTCTTACATGCCTGCATGTAACTGATTTAAACTAAGGAGATATGGAATATCTCAGACACACAGCAACAATGAACATAACTCATGTACCAAGATAACAACTGGGTGGAGGCAAAGCTTCTTATAAATCTAAAAAGACTAACACTTGGCAACATGATCTTACCTCCATAAAAAAAGCCAAATTGAGTcagtattaattaaaaaatatcattaaaatagaCATAACATATTTTACCAGcaacattttataaggttgcatcTCCATTTCCAAACACTCTCTTGCTGCTGATATGttgattaaaatataaaaaattatatatatatatatatatatatatatatcccagtcTACAAGTTGGACGTGCTTCTTGGTAACATATGCACTTTAGGATTCCTAACCACGCTTGAATAATTCTGTCATTTTTTAGGAGGCATCATTAAACAAAGATGAACTTACCAGTGCCAATTGTTAACGTTGGTGGCATCTGCTCTCATCTCAACGATCCACCGCGGATCCCCCTCTCCCCACTTCGCCATGGCTAAACAAGTGAAGATCTAAATGCAAGAAACTATTCTGGTACCTTCAGCGCCGCTGCGAGAAAGGCCTCAATCAGCGTGTCTTTGCCGTCTGCACCACTGCCTGTCACCGCTCTGCTATATTGTGCTTTGCTCCTTTCCCTGCCACTAGCCTCTCTCTATGGTTTACACTTCAGATCCAGCTATCCCCAGACCAGAACCTCTTAGGAGCTGCGATACATTCTCTCCCGCCCCACGCCGTGCTCACTTTGCTCTCCTCCCCAGGTTCCTCATATATGTACCAGCCTCAGTAGAAATTACTAGAAACGCCTGGAAAGCCGGCTCAAAGTTTTTCCGGTGTCTGAAACAAAAGTCCCCGCCTTTTCCGCTCTTGCAAAGTGCAGGTTATGCTA from Xenopus tropicalis strain Nigerian chromosome 8, UCB_Xtro_10.0, whole genome shotgun sequence encodes:
- the ahsa1 gene encoding activator of 90 kDa heat shock protein ATPase homolog 1 gives rise to the protein MAKWGEGDPRWIVEMRADATNVNNWHWTERDATSWSSEKIKELMMDIRVESEEGTCEITEVSKLEGEASINNRKGKLIFFYEWDIKLNWTGVSKSGVKYKGHVEIPNLSDENDPSEVEIRVSMAKDEPETNLIGVMRRQGSNQIREAVALYISMLKTEFTQGMILPTANGVSHSRVTEIKQKAETNMPQTSKSQTCQNAGVKIPTCKVNIKDTFLTSPEELYRVLTRQELVQGFTHAPASLTADKGGKFQLLGGNVSGEFLELEPEKKIVMSWRFKSWPQGHHASITLTFTDKGGETELQMEARGVPQGEEDRTKEGWKRYYFDGIKQTFGYGALLL